From a region of the Rhipicephalus microplus isolate Deutch F79 chromosome X, USDA_Rmic, whole genome shotgun sequence genome:
- the LOC142775256 gene encoding uncharacterized protein LOC142775256 produces MLNSNGGVGAADRLRERALDSGVEQILQIRHRNTTRPAGARRKLLRYPGYLARGLFRCLFTTWLTSIAASFVCLFSAIHLCEMDTTPSVQQLLSTMSAMVTTQYAEQHVPEHSQMSEQRSTGCEWTAGETKLLLEYYQQYFSQIGPMKKFKNKKAMFAKIAADITEAVGVPKTGDQCCSRYKTVMRRKRSAAAHNSKSGNSPCDVPFEDDIAKIRWLDDSLQPEELRDSSGIVSIKRPPRQASTSQASGSQELTSQGSTSQESTSTTKEPEPKKPKPSASRLLEMNHFFDEMRKIQEEKEKKRTERENERRKRHQERQEQKERIRQEKAKQHEEKMKLMSRFLGLDNE; encoded by the exons atgttgaattccaatggcggagtgggtgcagccgaccgactccgcgagcgagcactcgactctggcgtagagcaaatcctccaaatccgccatcggaacacaacccgccctgctggagcaaggcggaagctgctgcgttacccaggataccttgcgcgtggtctCTTCCGCTGTCTGTTTACCACGTGGCttaccagcatcgccgcatcgttcgtttgcttgttcagcgctattcacctgtgtgaAATGGATACCACGCCAAGCGTGCAGcagctattgtccacgatgtctgcGATGGTGACCACACAGTATGCGGAGCAACATG TGCCAGAACACAGCCAAATGAGCGAGCAACGCA gtacagGCTGTGAGTGGACGGCGGGAGAAACAAAGCTGTTGCTCGAGTACTACCAGCAGTATTTTTCCCAAATAGGGCCGATgaagaaatttaaaaataaaaaggcaaTGTTTGCCAAAATAGCGGCCGACATTACAGAGGCTGTCGGGGTCCCTAAAACAGGTGACCAGTGCTGCAGCCGCTACAAAACAGTCATGCgacgaaaaagaagcgctgcagcaCATAACAGCAAATCGGGGAACTCTCCTTGCGACGTTCCTTTTGAAGATGACATTGCCAAAATACGCTGGCTAGATGACAGCCTTCAGCCAGAAGAGCTCAGGGACAGCTCTGGAATAGTCTCCATAAAAAGACCACCCAGACAAGCGTCGACGAGCCAAGCATCGGGGAGCCAGGAGCTGACAAGCCAAGGTTCAACTAGCCAGGAGTCTACCAGCACAACGAAGGAGCCTGAGCCCAAAAAGCCGAAACCCTCGGCTTCTAGATTACTGGAAATGAATCACTTCTTTGATGAAATGAGGAAAattcaggaagaaaaagaaaaaaaacgaactgaACGCGAGAATGAAAGAAGGAAGCGTCATCAAGAGAGGCAAGAGCAGAAGGAGCGCATTCggcaagaaaaagcaaaacagcacgaagaaaaaatgaagcttATGAGCCGCTTTCTTGGCCTAGACAATGAATAA